One Mycobacteroides abscessus ATCC 19977 genomic window carries:
- a CDS encoding DUF6262 family protein yields the protein MTDRSPGTDGLRRHAQQRSDDARRRIDKAIRDLRKRGEPINVNAVARTARVTRKTIYAHSDLLERIRAHTPLHLAAPTPPAPDSQNSIVAALRRQLTTQQTQLANLKAELKAREDALAAAHGEIARLSNGQR from the coding sequence CACGCCCAACAACGCTCCGACGACGCCCGCCGCCGCATCGACAAAGCTATCCGCGATCTGCGTAAACGCGGCGAGCCGATCAACGTCAATGCTGTAGCCCGCACCGCCCGGGTCACCCGCAAGACCATCTACGCTCATTCCGACCTGCTCGAACGGATCCGCGCCCACACACCCCTGCACCTCGCAGCACCCACGCCGCCGGCTCCCGATTCGCAGAACAGCATCGTGGCCGCACTACGTCGCCAGCTCACCACCCAACAAACCCAACTGGCCAATCTCAAAGCAGAACTCAAAGCACGCGAGGACGCACTGGCAGCGGCGCACGGCGAAATCGCCCGCCTCTCAAACGGGCAGCGGTAG